Proteins encoded by one window of Dryocola sp. LX212:
- a CDS encoding DUF4056 domain-containing protein: MQVWLFTLLLGIATFSYGAQPPVANILPIEQARRAWPVVENITPPESLRPCCAFGYDLHVRAMGIPIPIYQIGNVLTVSTLGHHHYNDSAFGAVKNIVGLSDEKSGLIYTHRGGFIDIAHVRDTADNTLYLFSQIHARLGHERRIFFSEELGLRRIQLHAFTPPAAMAERYSLAAWLAGHLAFQMAQWHEVAQWYGFQSVPGFSEEISAFSPEDLYSNLLGARLAINVILQGQAGSIEAYDRAMDKALHAALIQLGAVSKEETQKEFRDVDGGWWNSKRRVPDKFLVLNRNYDLSENRLPTEVPFEQRERYRLVMPATVAGMTLSSLGELQIHKGSNMKGLKVPDGFYTPPQFKALAEQAKQADQIQLQRMNK, from the coding sequence ATGCAGGTATGGCTTTTCACACTGCTGCTTGGCATAGCAACCTTTAGCTACGGCGCTCAACCACCCGTCGCGAATATTTTACCCATTGAACAGGCGAGGCGCGCCTGGCCCGTAGTGGAAAACATTACCCCGCCGGAGTCCTTGCGCCCTTGCTGTGCGTTCGGCTATGACCTGCACGTTCGGGCAATGGGCATACCTATTCCAATCTACCAGATTGGTAACGTCCTGACGGTATCGACCCTCGGGCACCATCATTACAACGACAGCGCGTTCGGGGCTGTTAAAAATATCGTCGGCTTAAGCGACGAGAAAAGCGGCCTGATCTACACTCACCGCGGCGGTTTCATTGATATTGCCCACGTTCGTGATACCGCCGACAACACGCTCTATCTCTTCTCGCAAATCCATGCGCGACTGGGCCACGAGCGGCGGATATTCTTCAGCGAAGAACTTGGCCTGCGACGTATCCAGCTGCATGCTTTTACCCCACCTGCCGCGATGGCGGAGCGCTACAGCCTGGCCGCGTGGCTGGCAGGCCATCTGGCATTTCAGATGGCCCAGTGGCATGAAGTTGCTCAGTGGTACGGCTTTCAGTCCGTCCCGGGTTTCTCTGAAGAGATTTCCGCTTTCTCACCGGAAGATCTCTACTCCAACCTGCTCGGCGCGCGTCTGGCAATCAATGTAATCTTGCAGGGCCAGGCCGGTTCCATTGAAGCCTACGATCGCGCAATGGATAAAGCTCTGCACGCTGCGCTGATACAGTTAGGGGCCGTCAGCAAAGAAGAGACCCAAAAAGAGTTCCGCGACGTGGACGGCGGTTGGTGGAACAGCAAACGCCGGGTGCCGGATAAATTCCTGGTGCTGAACCGTAATTACGATCTGAGCGAAAACCGCCTGCCGACGGAAGTCCCGTTTGAGCAGAGGGAACGCTACCGGCTTGTGATGCCCGCTACGGTGGCTGGCATGACATTGAGCAGCCTCGGGGAATTACAAATCCACAAAGGCAGCAATATGAAAGGGCTGAAAGTGCCGGACGGCTTTTATACGCCGCCGCAGTTTAAAGCGCTGGCGGAGCAGGCGAAGCAGGCCGACCAGATCCAGCTGCAGAGAATGAATAAGTAG
- the yghU gene encoding glutathione-dependent disulfide-bond oxidoreductase yields MSENNYQPPKVWTWNKSEAGQFSNINRPVAGPTHEKTLPIGKHPLQLYSLGTPNGQKVTILLEELLALGVSGAEYDAHLIRIGEGDQFSSGFVEVNPNSKIPALVDNSATPPVRVFESGSILFYLAEKFGHFLPKDAAARAETLNWLFWLQGSAPYLGGGFGHFFHYAPVKIEYAINRFAMETKRQLDVLDRQLADHRFIAGDEYSIADMAIWPWYGALAKGGLYDSAEFLDVASYNHFQRWADEVANRPAVKRGCIVNRTWGEPSEQLHERHDASDFELRTQDKLA; encoded by the coding sequence ATGTCCGAAAATAACTATCAGCCACCGAAAGTGTGGACCTGGAACAAATCCGAAGCCGGGCAGTTTTCCAATATCAACCGTCCGGTCGCCGGGCCAACGCATGAAAAAACGCTGCCGATCGGCAAACATCCGCTGCAGCTCTATTCCCTGGGTACGCCAAACGGTCAGAAGGTCACTATTCTGCTTGAAGAGCTGCTGGCGCTCGGCGTCAGCGGAGCGGAATATGACGCGCACTTAATTCGTATTGGCGAAGGCGATCAGTTTTCCAGCGGATTTGTGGAAGTGAACCCTAACTCGAAAATTCCGGCGCTGGTTGATAACTCGGCCACCCCGCCGGTTCGCGTCTTCGAGTCCGGTTCGATTCTGTTCTATCTGGCCGAGAAGTTCGGACACTTCCTCCCAAAAGACGCTGCCGCCCGCGCCGAGACGCTGAACTGGCTGTTCTGGCTGCAGGGCTCCGCGCCTTATCTGGGCGGCGGTTTCGGCCACTTCTTCCACTACGCGCCGGTGAAAATCGAATACGCCATCAACCGCTTTGCGATGGAAACTAAGCGCCAATTAGACGTGCTGGATCGCCAGCTGGCCGACCACCGCTTTATTGCGGGCGATGAGTATTCCATTGCGGATATGGCAATCTGGCCGTGGTACGGCGCGCTGGCGAAAGGTGGCCTGTATGATTCAGCGGAATTCCTCGACGTCGCCTCTTATAATCACTTCCAGCGCTGGGCAGACGAAGTGGCAAACCGCCCTGCGGTGAAGCGTGGATGCATTGTAAACCGGACATGGGGCGAACCTTCAGAACAGCTGCATGAACGCCACGACGCCTCGGATTTTGAACTGCGTACTCAGGACAAGCTTGCATGA
- the ychF gene encoding redox-regulated ATPase YchF, whose product MGFKCGIVGLPNVGKSTLFNALTKAGIEAANFPFCTIEPNTGVVPMPDPRLDKLAEIVKPQRILPTTMEFVDIAGLVKGASKGEGLGNQFLTNIRETEAIGHVVRCFENDNIIHVNNKVDPADDIEVINTELALSDLDTCERAMHRIQKKAKGGDKDAKAELAALEKCLPQLENAGMLRALNLSEEDKAAIKYLSFLTLKPTMYIANVNEDGYENNPYLDKVREIAAAEGSVVVAVCAAVESDIAELDDADRDEFMAEMGLEEPGLNRVIRAGYELLNLQTYFTAGVKEVRAWTIPVGATAPQAAGKIHTDFEKGFIRAQTIAYEDFITYKGEQGAKEAGKMRAEGKDYIVKDGDVMNFLFNV is encoded by the coding sequence ATGGGATTCAAATGCGGTATCGTCGGCTTGCCGAACGTCGGTAAATCCACCCTGTTCAACGCGCTCACCAAGGCGGGAATTGAAGCAGCAAACTTCCCGTTCTGTACCATTGAGCCGAACACCGGCGTGGTGCCGATGCCGGACCCTCGCCTGGACAAGCTGGCCGAAATCGTAAAACCTCAGCGTATCCTGCCTACCACCATGGAATTCGTTGATATCGCCGGCCTGGTGAAAGGCGCGTCTAAAGGTGAAGGCCTGGGCAACCAGTTCCTGACCAACATCCGTGAAACCGAAGCTATCGGCCACGTGGTGCGCTGCTTTGAGAATGACAACATTATTCACGTGAACAACAAGGTTGACCCTGCTGACGACATCGAGGTTATCAACACCGAGCTGGCCCTGTCCGACCTGGATACCTGTGAACGCGCTATGCACCGCATTCAGAAGAAAGCTAAGGGCGGCGATAAAGACGCGAAAGCCGAACTGGCCGCGCTGGAAAAATGCCTGCCGCAGCTGGAAAACGCCGGTATGCTGCGCGCGCTGAACCTGAGCGAAGAAGACAAAGCGGCAATCAAATACCTGAGCTTCCTGACGCTGAAGCCAACCATGTACATCGCCAACGTCAATGAAGACGGCTACGAGAACAACCCGTACCTGGACAAAGTGCGTGAAATCGCGGCAGCCGAAGGCTCCGTGGTTGTGGCGGTTTGCGCCGCGGTTGAGTCTGATATCGCCGAGCTGGACGACGCCGACCGTGACGAGTTCATGGCCGAAATGGGCCTGGAAGAGCCGGGCCTCAACCGCGTTATCCGCGCCGGTTACGAACTGCTGAACCTGCAAACCTATTTCACCGCTGGCGTAAAAGAAGTTCGCGCATGGACAATTCCTGTTGGGGCTACCGCGCCGCAGGCAGCAGGTAAGATCCATACCGACTTCGAAAAAGGGTTTATCCGCGCACAAACCATCGCCTACGAAGACTTTATCACCTACAAAGGTGAGCAAGGCGCGAAGGAAGCAGGCAAGATGCGAGCGGAAGGCAAAGACTACATCGTGAAAGATGGCGACGTGATGAACTTCCTGTTCAACGTTTAA
- the pth gene encoding aminoacyl-tRNA hydrolase, protein MSIKLIVGLANPGAEYAATRHNAGAWYVDLLAERHNQSLKEEAKFFGYTARINLAGEDVRLLVPTTFMNLSGKAVSAMATFFRIAPDEILVAHDELDLPPGVAKFKLGGGHGGHNGLKDIINKLGNNPNFHRLRVGIGHPGDKNKVVGFVLGKPPASEQKLIDDAVDEAARCTEVWLKEGLTKATNRLHAFKAQ, encoded by the coding sequence GTGAGTATTAAATTGATTGTCGGCCTGGCCAATCCGGGTGCGGAATACGCGGCAACCCGCCACAACGCCGGGGCCTGGTATGTTGATCTGCTGGCCGAACGCCACAACCAGTCGCTGAAAGAAGAAGCGAAGTTTTTTGGCTATACCGCGCGCATTAACCTGGCCGGTGAGGACGTTCGCCTGCTGGTGCCGACCACGTTTATGAACCTGAGCGGCAAAGCGGTCAGCGCGATGGCAACTTTCTTCCGCATCGCGCCGGACGAAATTCTCGTTGCCCACGACGAACTGGATCTGCCGCCTGGCGTGGCAAAATTTAAGCTCGGTGGCGGCCACGGCGGCCATAACGGCCTGAAAGACATCATTAACAAACTGGGCAATAACCCGAACTTTCACCGCTTACGGGTGGGAATTGGCCATCCGGGCGATAAAAACAAAGTTGTCGGCTTTGTACTGGGCAAGCCGCCGGCCAGCGAGCAGAAGCTTATTGATGACGCGGTAGACGAAGCGGCACGCTGCACGGAAGTCTGGCTGAAAGAAGGCCTGACGAAGGCGACCAACCGCCTGCACGCTTTTAAAGCTCAGTAA
- the ychH gene encoding stress-induced protein YchH — translation MKRRNASLLGNILMGLGLFVMVGGVGYSILNQLPQFNLPQIFAHGAVLSIFVGAVLWLAGARAGGREQVCDRYWWIRHYDKRCRRDEQHRHS, via the coding sequence ATGAAACGCAGAAACGCTTCGTTACTCGGTAATATTCTCATGGGGTTGGGGTTGTTCGTCATGGTGGGTGGCGTTGGTTACTCCATTCTGAACCAGCTGCCTCAGTTTAATTTACCACAGATATTCGCCCACGGAGCAGTGCTTAGCATCTTTGTCGGCGCGGTGCTCTGGCTTGCCGGCGCGCGAGCGGGCGGACGTGAACAGGTCTGCGACCGCTACTGGTGGATACGCCATTATGACAAACGCTGCCGCCGCGACGAGCAGCATCGCCACAGTTAA